Proteins from a single region of Pseudopedobacter saltans DSM 12145:
- a CDS encoding NADH-quinone oxidoreductase subunit J family protein produces MSLFYFVAFLSIFFSLLVIFTKNPVHSVLYLIATFFTFTIHYILLNAQFLAVVNFIVYMGAIMVLFLFVLMLMNLNKDTEPMKSNLLKIVGVIAGGGLLVTLVAAMKTMYTDSPSVLQNPEIGLVKNLGKVLFSEFLLPFELSSLLLLSAMVGAVLLAKQEKRTHNG; encoded by the coding sequence ATGAGTTTATTTTATTTTGTTGCATTTTTGTCGATATTCTTTTCACTACTGGTAATTTTTACCAAAAATCCAGTGCATAGCGTATTGTATCTTATTGCAACATTTTTTACGTTCACAATACATTACATTTTATTGAATGCGCAATTTCTGGCAGTGGTAAATTTTATTGTATATATGGGAGCAATCATGGTTCTTTTCCTGTTTGTGTTGATGTTAATGAACTTAAATAAGGATACGGAACCTATGAAATCCAATTTACTGAAGATTGTTGGTGTTATCGCCGGTGGAGGATTGTTGGTGACACTAGTTGCTGCCATGAAAACAATGTATACCGACAGCCCGTCAGTTTTGCAGAACCCCGAAATTGGTTTGGTTAAAAATTTGGGAAAGGTACTTTTTAGCGAATTCCTTCTTCCTTTCGAGTTAAGCTCATTGTTGTTGTTATCAGCAATGGTGGGAGCAGTATTATTGGCAAAACAAGAAAAAAGAACACATAATGGATAA
- the nuoK gene encoding NADH-quinone oxidoreductase subunit NuoK, producing the protein MDNITTTIQSVPLNHYILLSAIIFCIGVIGVLVRRNAIIIFMSVELMLNAVNLLLTAFSAYKGDASGQVFVFFIMALAAAEVAVGLAIIVMVYRNTSSTDINILNRLKW; encoded by the coding sequence ATGGATAATATTACAACAACCATTCAGTCGGTTCCTTTAAATCATTACATTTTGTTAAGCGCTATTATCTTTTGCATTGGCGTAATAGGTGTTTTGGTTAGAAGAAATGCTATCATCATTTTTATGTCTGTGGAGCTAATGTTAAACGCAGTAAATTTATTACTAACGGCATTTTCGGCGTATAAGGGTGATGCGTCAGGACAGGTATTTGTCTTTTTCATTATGGCGCTGGCAGCAGCAGAAGTTGCGGTTGGCTTGGCGATTATTGTAATGGTATATCGTAATACAAGCTCAACAGATATTAATATTTTGAACAGATTAAAGTGGTAA
- a CDS encoding NuoI/complex I 23 kDa subunit family protein: MESLSGRKKVLEQKPMNFWERMYLPAIAQGLSITFKHLFKKKVTIQYPFEEREFSNNWRGMHSLKRDEQGRERCTACGLCALSCPAEAITMISAERKKGEENLYREEKYAAVYEINMLRCIFCGLCEEACPKEAIYLDGPIVPSDYLRKDFIYGKDKLVEKPLSELIALKQAETK, translated from the coding sequence ATGGAATCATTAAGCGGGAGAAAGAAAGTTTTAGAACAAAAACCAATGAATTTCTGGGAGAGGATGTATCTGCCGGCAATTGCACAGGGTTTGAGTATTACTTTTAAACATCTTTTCAAAAAGAAGGTGACTATTCAGTATCCATTTGAAGAAAGAGAATTTTCTAATAATTGGAGGGGAATGCACTCTTTAAAGAGAGATGAGCAAGGAAGAGAGCGTTGTACAGCATGTGGCCTTTGTGCTTTATCCTGTCCGGCAGAGGCCATAACCATGATCTCTGCGGAACGCAAAAAAGGAGAAGAAAATTTATATAGAGAAGAAAAATATGCGGCAGTTTATGAAATTAATATGTTGCGGTGTATTTTCTGCGGGTTATGCGAAGAGGCCTGCCCTAAAGAAGCAATTTATCTGGATGGGCCAATAGTTCCATCTGATTATTTGAGAAAGGATTTTATTTACGGCAAAGATAAGCTGGTAGAAAAGCCTTTATCTGAACTAATTGCTTTAAAACAAGCCGAAACCAAATAA